A window from Phaeocystidibacter marisrubri encodes these proteins:
- a CDS encoding lipocalin family protein produces MKKLSKLYWIAILGLTITACQSIPKAATPYHPFELEKYMGKWYEIARFDFKFEENLNNTTATYSIKENGDVKVINRGYNYVEKEWEEAVGTAKFRDSSNVAALKVSFFGPFYSGYNVVALEGDYQYALVAGKDTDYLWILSRTTSLPDSVKTKFLEVATDIGYDTSRLIWVEHGEVE; encoded by the coding sequence ATGAAGAAGCTCAGTAAATTGTATTGGATTGCTATACTAGGGTTGACGATAACCGCTTGTCAATCTATTCCCAAAGCAGCCACTCCTTACCACCCCTTTGAATTGGAAAAATACATGGGCAAATGGTACGAAATTGCCCGCTTCGACTTCAAATTCGAAGAGAACCTCAACAACACGACGGCCACCTATTCCATTAAAGAAAATGGAGATGTAAAGGTGATTAATCGAGGTTACAACTACGTGGAAAAGGAATGGGAAGAAGCTGTGGGAACGGCAAAGTTCAGAGACTCTAGCAATGTAGCTGCCCTCAAAGTATCCTTCTTTGGTCCCTTCTACTCTGGCTATAATGTGGTTGCTCTAGAAGGCGATTACCAATATGCTCTAGTTGCTGGTAAAGACACTGATTATCTCTGGATTCTTTCAAGAACTACTTCTTTACCCGACTCCGTTAAAACTAAATTCCTTGAAGTGGCTACCGATATCGGCTACGACACTTCGAGGTTGATTTGGGTGGAACACGGAGAAGTGGAATAG
- a CDS encoding gliding motility-associated C-terminal domain-containing protein, translating into MRPNSLCAPFIALLLLSTLLWCTPARAQCDFSSDFSSTNGWTQVGSEVEIQNGAVHFLNGAKCREFQKRLQAPIGRSMNEGDCWEARIEFTPVTVGTKYGLPYSGHMILSLTEGTDEFYYECNDPPCTGHNKGDQDGIMVGFNGKNPPDGNLYFFISVLDSLKETQSTRIVSLPLGTTHYVALRKSSANSAELSVYSDPNYSVHLPGSPVSLTYSGSVDNLTHVQFGNTIRGESRRQLTGTLDNLCLSWASTANISLDLPEDTTLCPDDTLILDIGHGSNLNYSWSNGSSDSIIEITEAGNYIARISSACNTITDTIEVSKISALNQQLNDVHLCEGESAILRYTAQNATYLWNTGATTPSIRVSSSGLYSVTVKTACETLVDQAYVYVEDCTCEMKLPNIFTPNGDGINDYFRAVESNPNCTLNLQVFNRWGTRVFETSKHDFTWNGDNLPEGTYFWVLTYADSMGVEQIETGSVTLSR; encoded by the coding sequence ATGAGACCTAACTCACTTTGCGCTCCCTTCATTGCTTTGCTTCTGCTCAGTACACTCTTGTGGTGTACTCCTGCTCGGGCGCAATGTGATTTCTCTTCGGATTTCTCTTCGACGAATGGCTGGACACAAGTTGGTAGTGAGGTGGAGATTCAAAATGGAGCGGTCCACTTCCTAAACGGCGCCAAGTGTCGCGAATTTCAGAAACGACTTCAAGCCCCTATTGGCAGATCGATGAATGAAGGAGATTGCTGGGAAGCTCGTATCGAATTTACCCCCGTCACTGTTGGAACGAAGTACGGCCTTCCCTATTCGGGTCACATGATTCTATCTCTCACCGAAGGAACGGATGAGTTCTACTATGAATGCAACGACCCTCCATGTACGGGGCACAATAAAGGTGATCAGGATGGAATTATGGTCGGCTTCAATGGAAAGAATCCACCGGATGGCAACTTGTATTTCTTCATCTCCGTTTTGGATTCCCTAAAGGAGACACAATCTACTCGAATTGTTTCACTCCCTCTGGGAACAACGCATTATGTAGCGCTTAGAAAATCGAGTGCAAACAGTGCCGAACTTAGTGTTTACAGTGATCCTAATTACTCCGTTCACCTTCCTGGATCACCGGTTTCGTTGACGTATTCAGGAAGTGTAGACAATCTCACCCATGTTCAATTTGGGAATACCATTCGTGGAGAATCTCGACGACAACTAACGGGGACTTTAGACAATCTTTGCCTCAGTTGGGCAAGTACTGCGAATATCTCCTTAGACTTACCCGAGGATACCACTCTTTGTCCCGATGACACGCTGATTCTAGATATTGGTCATGGCTCCAACTTGAATTACTCATGGAGCAATGGCAGTTCAGATTCTATCATAGAAATCACTGAAGCAGGTAACTATATCGCACGTATTTCATCTGCATGTAACACCATTACCGATACGATTGAAGTCTCGAAAATATCAGCCCTAAACCAACAACTCAACGATGTTCACTTGTGCGAAGGTGAATCGGCAATACTGCGCTACACTGCCCAAAACGCTACCTACCTATGGAACACGGGAGCAACCACGCCGTCCATTCGCGTCTCTTCTTCTGGACTGTATAGTGTAACCGTAAAAACTGCCTGCGAAACACTGGTGGATCAAGCCTATGTATATGTGGAGGATTGTACCTGCGAAATGAAACTCCCCAATATATTCACGCCGAATGGAGATGGCATCAACGATTACTTCAGGGCCGTTGAATCCAACCCCAATTGCACACTCAATCTACAGGTATTTAACCGATGGGGTACACGCGTGTTTGAAACGTCCAAGCACGACTTCACTTGGAATGGCGACAACCTCCCCGAAGGCACTTATTTCTGGGTACTCACCTACGCTGATTCCATGGGTGTGGAGCAAATTGAAACGGGAAGTGTGACACTTTCCAGATAG
- a CDS encoding trans-sulfuration enzyme family protein — MSQSHFETLAIREQMERTAQNEHAAPLFLTSSFTFDSAEGGAALFSGESDGNLYSRFSNPNTSEFARKLAHLEGYNHGIATASGMAAVFTAFAALVKSGDHIVAAANIFGNSLHILQAILPNMGVACTLVEVNDNAAFEQAIQPNTKLIFVESPANPTLTLADLSFLGKLCAEKGLLFLVDNCFATPYLQQPKRYGAHLVIHSATKYIDGQGRVLGGAIVGNETEVGACYDFIRRTGATLSPFNAWVLSKSLETLAVRMDRHCSNAQLLCEFLKSHPEVQEVIYPHDIDNPQYELAKAQMSQGGGLVGCVVRGGAERGAKFLNALQMHSLTANLGDTRSIATHPASTTHSKLSKEQQLAVGISPGFLRFSVGLEHHEDIINDVERALEKSK, encoded by the coding sequence ATGAGCCAATCGCATTTTGAAACCCTTGCTATCCGCGAACAAATGGAACGCACGGCTCAGAACGAGCATGCTGCTCCACTGTTCCTAACGTCTAGTTTCACTTTTGATTCAGCCGAGGGGGGAGCGGCACTTTTTTCAGGTGAATCCGATGGAAATCTCTATTCCCGATTTTCAAATCCAAACACCTCGGAATTTGCGAGGAAGCTTGCCCACTTAGAAGGATACAATCATGGAATTGCCACTGCTTCTGGGATGGCCGCCGTGTTTACGGCCTTTGCTGCGTTGGTGAAAAGTGGGGATCACATTGTTGCTGCGGCCAATATCTTTGGGAATAGCCTCCATATTTTGCAGGCAATTTTGCCCAACATGGGGGTGGCTTGCACTTTGGTAGAGGTAAACGATAATGCGGCTTTTGAGCAGGCAATTCAGCCGAACACGAAGCTCATTTTCGTAGAGTCGCCAGCAAACCCAACGCTCACTCTTGCTGATTTGTCCTTTCTGGGCAAGCTCTGTGCAGAGAAGGGACTATTGTTTTTAGTAGACAATTGTTTTGCAACACCCTATCTGCAACAGCCCAAAAGATATGGGGCACATTTGGTGATTCATTCTGCAACCAAGTACATCGATGGACAGGGCCGAGTGTTAGGTGGAGCGATTGTGGGCAACGAAACTGAAGTAGGCGCTTGCTACGATTTTATTCGGAGAACTGGAGCCACACTGTCACCTTTCAATGCATGGGTGCTCTCAAAGAGTTTGGAGACGTTGGCCGTTCGAATGGATCGACATTGTAGCAATGCCCAGCTACTGTGCGAATTCCTTAAGTCGCACCCAGAAGTACAAGAGGTCATTTATCCCCATGATATCGATAACCCGCAGTATGAACTGGCAAAAGCACAGATGTCGCAAGGAGGTGGATTAGTGGGGTGCGTTGTTCGTGGAGGTGCAGAGCGTGGAGCGAAGTTTTTAAATGCACTTCAGATGCACTCGTTAACGGCCAACTTGGGAGATACTCGAAGCATTGCGACGCATCCTGCTTCCACTACACACAGCAAACTTTCGAAGGAACAGCAACTGGCTGTGGGGATATCACCGGGGTTTCTGCGGTTTTCCGTAGGTCTGGAGCATCACGAAGACATTATTAACGACGTTGAACGCGCACTTGAAAAATCGAAGTAA
- a CDS encoding YeeE/YedE thiosulfate transporter family protein, translated as MKAIRYILFGIFFSIILIKSEAISWYRIFEMFHFQSVHMYGLIGSAILTAFIGLRILGLKTAPKPLQPHANILGGLSFGVGWALTGACTGPIFSLLGMYLGPAAIVLVGALVGVVIYASVKSRLPHQLSKQWTSRKTVS; from the coding sequence ATGAAAGCAATCAGATACATTCTCTTCGGCATATTCTTCTCCATCATTCTGATTAAATCGGAGGCTATTTCTTGGTACCGAATTTTTGAAATGTTTCACTTTCAGTCCGTACACATGTATGGATTGATCGGTTCGGCTATTCTAACAGCCTTTATTGGACTTCGAATTCTGGGACTCAAAACTGCCCCAAAACCGCTTCAACCTCATGCTAACATTTTAGGTGGATTGAGTTTTGGTGTTGGATGGGCACTGACAGGGGCCTGTACCGGGCCTATTTTTTCGCTGTTGGGAATGTACCTCGGCCCCGCAGCCATTGTTCTAGTTGGTGCCTTGGTAGGTGTAGTGATCTATGCCTCGGTCAAAAGCCGACTCCCTCATCAACTCAGTAAGCAATGGACTTCTCGCAAAACCGTATCGTAG
- a CDS encoding OsmC family protein yields the protein MKVELTRTDHLFQFDVTSENHSVKVTANPAMSAPDAVGFRPMELLLSSLASCLSIDVLNILYKQRQKVESFAVKVEGTRSDQIPSVFTQIELQFELHGEIENAKIQRAIDLGLERYCSVYHSLSPSIRVECSYSLNA from the coding sequence ATGAAGGTAGAATTAACAAGAACCGACCACTTATTTCAATTTGATGTCACCTCCGAAAATCATTCGGTAAAGGTGACCGCCAACCCCGCTATGAGCGCTCCCGATGCCGTGGGCTTTCGCCCTATGGAGCTCTTACTTTCTTCTCTAGCGAGTTGTCTTTCTATTGATGTCTTGAACATCCTCTATAAACAGCGCCAGAAAGTGGAGTCTTTTGCAGTAAAGGTGGAAGGAACACGCAGCGATCAAATTCCGTCGGTCTTTACCCAAATTGAATTGCAGTTTGAACTGCATGGCGAGATAGAGAATGCCAAAATTCAACGGGCTATCGATCTCGGATTAGAGCGCTATTGTTCCGTGTACCACTCCCTTTCGCCTTCCATCCGTGTAGAATGCTCTTATTCTTTGAACGCATGA
- a CDS encoding WG repeat-containing protein has product MNRALLLVLFCISVYPVDAQVLLPFQDRGLWGYRNANTEWVIEPQYEYANFFSEGVAPVRMNGYYQYIDGSGIIVSSIFEYASTFEHQRANVYVDGGWWIIDRNFNPINKEPYKSISSIDSNFFKGNSDSQIDIFNRDGKILVTCSSFQHVTSGKYRITTHEDSVPKQLLLFADGTYRIEVADEYDHQQLTWDSYLLYSEDSTFCINQFGDTLFSFSQKEYHFPQVGAYQFPVSVYWMHDSLQGLWLSGLKGVMNSQGEFTPISSDWRYGGPMMGNRGFARIENGKYVLVNSFHEVISNMEYDEVASPLEREWNSAQPLNSMVRKGQFWWVIDSEGELIHSYVDTLSDIHHYLYSTTLNIGVFYSNNGCYAYHFSSDVLYGPFTRMYSVEELNGACVFLGPYEKVFFLESGEIVSADSFIQSNRSNPINIISRLEFNFRETQSENRLNETKVDTGIQVLIDVDQWQWSVDSEYLGYQVWIVNNSPDFRYIDRENQEFSMTIEALDIRDGLWKPIHGDSFKSVPSLDQQMIYPHEKFSYVLPRMTGAMETSLRLRLDGVFRRGQNRKFESRVDTVGGKEVISMTMLINSLSEKSPRYRPVYSNEIPVRINPQQFWSRSVLEME; this is encoded by the coding sequence ATGAATCGAGCTCTCCTCTTAGTCCTCTTTTGTATTTCAGTTTATCCAGTTGATGCGCAGGTATTGCTACCCTTTCAAGACCGCGGGCTCTGGGGATATCGGAACGCAAATACCGAATGGGTGATTGAGCCTCAATATGAGTATGCCAACTTCTTTTCAGAGGGGGTGGCACCTGTTCGAATGAATGGATATTATCAATATATCGATGGATCAGGCATCATTGTGTCTTCCATCTTTGAATACGCTTCGACCTTCGAGCATCAACGAGCGAACGTATATGTTGATGGTGGTTGGTGGATCATTGACAGGAATTTTAACCCGATTAACAAAGAGCCGTACAAGAGTATTTCATCGATCGATTCTAATTTCTTCAAGGGGAATTCGGATTCTCAAATCGATATATTCAATAGGGATGGCAAAATCTTGGTTACTTGTTCTTCGTTTCAGCATGTTACATCAGGAAAGTACAGAATAACCACACACGAGGATTCAGTTCCTAAACAACTGTTATTATTTGCTGATGGAACATACCGCATTGAAGTTGCGGACGAGTATGACCACCAACAGTTGACTTGGGATAGTTACCTCCTTTATTCGGAGGATTCTACTTTTTGCATAAATCAATTTGGAGATACCCTGTTTTCATTTTCGCAGAAAGAATATCATTTCCCTCAAGTAGGTGCTTATCAGTTTCCTGTTTCAGTCTATTGGATGCATGATTCCTTGCAAGGTCTTTGGTTAAGTGGATTGAAAGGAGTGATGAATTCACAAGGAGAGTTTACTCCAATTTCTTCTGATTGGAGATATGGAGGTCCCATGATGGGAAATCGTGGATTTGCAAGGATTGAAAACGGAAAGTATGTTTTGGTCAATTCTTTTCACGAAGTGATTTCGAATATGGAGTACGACGAAGTTGCCAGTCCGTTGGAGCGGGAATGGAATAGTGCTCAACCTCTGAACAGCATGGTCAGAAAAGGTCAATTTTGGTGGGTGATTGATAGTGAAGGAGAATTGATACATTCATATGTCGATACGCTCTCCGATATTCACCATTACTTGTATTCTACCACGCTGAATATTGGAGTCTTCTATTCCAATAATGGATGCTATGCTTATCATTTTAGTTCCGATGTGCTTTATGGTCCATTTACCCGGATGTATAGTGTCGAAGAATTGAATGGGGCTTGTGTATTTCTCGGTCCATATGAGAAGGTATTTTTTTTAGAATCTGGAGAAATTGTTTCAGCGGATTCTTTTATCCAATCAAACAGGAGCAATCCGATTAATATCATTTCGCGGTTAGAATTCAACTTTCGTGAAACGCAGAGCGAAAACAGGCTGAATGAAACCAAAGTAGATACTGGAATTCAGGTTCTGATTGATGTTGACCAATGGCAGTGGAGTGTGGATTCAGAGTACCTTGGATATCAGGTGTGGATCGTTAATAATAGTCCTGATTTTCGGTACATCGATCGGGAGAATCAAGAGTTTTCCATGACTATTGAAGCATTGGATATTCGAGATGGCCTTTGGAAACCAATACATGGAGATAGTTTCAAAAGTGTGCCGTCTCTAGACCAGCAGATGATCTATCCTCATGAAAAGTTTTCCTACGTTCTTCCGAGGATGACAGGAGCAATGGAAACTTCGTTGAGATTGAGATTAGACGGAGTCTTTCGCAGAGGTCAAAACCGGAAGTTTGAGTCAAGAGTGGATACTGTGGGGGGAAAGGAAGTAATCTCAATGACGATGTTAATTAATTCTCTCTCCGAGAAAAGTCCTCGTTATCGTCCGGTATACAGCAACGAAATCCCCGTCCGTATCAATCCTCAACAGTTTTGGAGTCGGTCAGTTTTGGAAATGGAATAG
- a CDS encoding YeeE/YedE family protein: MDFITKTINEPWPWYVGGPLIGLTVILLLVMEKKQLGISSSLVYICSVATPFTFDYFKNPEKIKWQFYFVIGLVLGGVLVVVSSDHYLVNLNPETVSELAQLGISVNPGYLPENLLAPSLSTISLLFIGGVFVGFGARYANGCTAGHAIMGMSQLAPSSILATLSFFVGGLLTTYFILPYFF; this comes from the coding sequence ATGGACTTTATCACTAAAACTATCAATGAACCATGGCCGTGGTATGTAGGTGGGCCACTCATTGGTCTGACTGTAATTCTCCTTCTGGTCATGGAAAAGAAGCAACTCGGAATTTCATCGAGCTTGGTTTATATCTGTTCCGTTGCAACACCCTTTACGTTTGATTACTTCAAGAATCCTGAAAAGATCAAATGGCAATTCTATTTTGTGATCGGTTTGGTGTTGGGGGGCGTTCTCGTTGTGGTTTCATCCGATCACTATCTCGTTAATCTCAACCCAGAAACCGTGAGTGAGCTTGCTCAATTGGGCATTTCGGTGAACCCTGGATACCTTCCTGAGAACCTGCTGGCACCCTCGCTTAGCACCATATCCCTCTTGTTCATTGGTGGAGTGTTTGTGGGCTTCGGGGCGCGATATGCGAACGGCTGTACGGCAGGTCACGCCATTATGGGAATGTCGCAGTTGGCACCGAGTTCCATTCTCGCGACACTTTCCTTTTTTGTAGGTGGATTGTTGACCACCTATTTCATTCTCCCTTATTTCTTCTGA
- a CDS encoding PLP-dependent aminotransferase family protein, which yields MKDTSLTSFLQAVIKNLPMDWINLTTHRLDIYNESRAKTEFLEKLEELYEKGESSVKALEALPTAYDYIRLGHPLSSVLEWALAKDLGLKSEEVITFSSRTMPLLAVLRANHFSRTQTRVLYTGDFADLLDVRALQEVYDYEFVMEKYTVGDAIAPFDGTTVLVQFSEHPERAELDSAIDIHIQLLPNLGSIVLIDTENASEFVKSIQHVRRRESIAMTPANCLVTIKGLLGQAVSGSAVNPEVLERLRSTIADITGSKTPAAVASSGLSIQYAIMMGLIDSARVNHPGKEIKIIVPPNCYGGTNDQARRVAAALDSVEVMDLPVDGANDMVRSTEKVLDTCAQLDAVPLIIAEIPTNPRVEVPNLDDLRAVLSASRNTPNGDTAVRPVFILDQTFCPNVQFVKEDGILSEVQTISYVSGSKFPSGGKCTAGYCVANDEAAHLMEAIAKHLEICDNQATALQVEILNEQMPSMLQRIADAYVNTREFVRFIEEVLPEAKINFVSEEVVAQGFTPSVFSLDLPTKGETPEAREEYKRMLNLKLIHMMIDAIPQDSKYCVSYGQLKGCYWTIPATSTQGTTKEEDKDYIARVSVSGDLDLEKHKEVFRKFVEGV from the coding sequence ATGAAAGACACTTCCCTTACGAGCTTTTTGCAAGCGGTTATCAAGAACCTACCGATGGATTGGATCAACCTGACAACTCATCGTTTGGATATTTACAATGAATCTCGGGCAAAGACGGAATTCCTTGAGAAACTAGAGGAATTGTATGAAAAAGGGGAGAGCAGTGTGAAGGCGTTGGAAGCTTTGCCAACGGCGTATGATTACATCCGACTTGGACATCCACTTTCTTCTGTACTCGAATGGGCATTGGCTAAAGATCTCGGGTTGAAGTCTGAAGAGGTAATTACTTTTTCTTCTCGCACTATGCCGCTTTTGGCAGTGCTTCGAGCCAATCATTTTAGTCGTACCCAAACTCGTGTTCTCTATACGGGGGATTTTGCTGATCTGCTGGATGTGCGAGCCCTTCAGGAAGTGTACGACTATGAATTTGTGATGGAGAAGTACACCGTCGGGGACGCGATTGCGCCTTTTGATGGAACGACGGTTTTGGTTCAATTTTCTGAGCATCCAGAGCGTGCAGAGCTCGATTCGGCCATCGATATTCATATTCAGCTATTGCCCAACTTAGGGAGTATCGTTCTGATTGATACTGAGAATGCCAGTGAGTTTGTGAAAAGCATTCAACATGTTCGCAGAAGAGAGTCGATCGCTATGACTCCAGCAAATTGCCTGGTCACTATAAAAGGCCTGCTGGGACAAGCCGTCTCAGGTTCTGCCGTAAATCCAGAAGTGCTCGAACGTTTGCGAAGCACGATTGCAGATATTACGGGATCGAAAACTCCAGCGGCGGTTGCTTCAAGTGGACTATCAATTCAATATGCCATTATGATGGGGTTGATTGATAGCGCGCGCGTCAATCATCCAGGAAAAGAAATAAAGATCATTGTTCCGCCGAACTGTTACGGAGGTACGAATGATCAAGCGCGCAGAGTGGCTGCAGCATTGGATTCTGTGGAGGTGATGGATCTTCCTGTGGATGGGGCGAACGACATGGTTCGCAGTACAGAGAAGGTGTTGGACACCTGTGCTCAACTCGATGCCGTTCCATTAATCATTGCAGAAATTCCGACCAACCCACGTGTTGAAGTTCCCAATCTCGACGATTTGAGAGCGGTGCTCAGTGCATCACGAAATACGCCGAATGGCGATACAGCTGTTCGTCCAGTGTTTATCCTCGACCAAACGTTTTGCCCCAATGTGCAGTTCGTTAAAGAGGATGGAATTTTATCTGAAGTACAGACCATTTCCTATGTGAGTGGTTCAAAGTTTCCAAGCGGAGGAAAGTGTACTGCGGGCTATTGCGTAGCGAATGACGAAGCGGCACATCTGATGGAAGCAATCGCCAAGCATCTTGAAATTTGTGACAATCAGGCTACAGCGCTCCAAGTAGAAATATTGAACGAGCAAATGCCTTCCATGCTTCAACGCATTGCGGATGCCTATGTGAACACTCGAGAATTTGTGCGCTTCATTGAAGAAGTGTTGCCAGAAGCAAAAATCAACTTTGTTTCTGAAGAAGTGGTAGCCCAAGGGTTTACACCTTCGGTCTTTTCACTCGATCTACCTACCAAAGGCGAAACGCCAGAAGCTCGCGAGGAATACAAGCGCATGCTCAATCTGAAACTCATCCATATGATGATCGATGCAATTCCACAGGACAGCAAGTACTGCGTGAGCTACGGTCAGTTGAAAGGCTGTTATTGGACCATTCCAGCCACCTCTACACAAGGAACAACCAAGGAAGAAGACAAAGATTACATCGCTCGCGTTTCGGTTTCAGGTGACCTCGACCTAGAGAAGCACAAGGAAGTGTTTAGGAAGTTTGTGGAGGGGGTTTGA
- a CDS encoding homoserine O-acetyltransferase family protein, with the protein MNKHIWKSEAPLELESGAYIAPFRLAYHTWGEINDNQSNVVWVFHALTANSDPSDWWPGVVGKDCVINPDEHFIICVNTIGAPYGSSAPSDLSFPEFTVRDVVKSQLLLAEHLRITRIQLAIGGSFGGSQALEFAYSFKGQIDKLVLVACAARESAWGIAIHQAQRLALQADATFGQPDGGKLGLKAARGIGLLTYRTPEAFHQTQSNPDDRIANHKAASYIDYQGDKLVSRFSSLSYYYLHKCLDTHHIGRDRGGVEVALSTIQTPTVVIGINSDQLLPTSLQKIIVQGLPNARYVEIQSEFGHDGFLVEAKQLARVLRGERF; encoded by the coding sequence ATGAACAAGCATATCTGGAAAAGTGAAGCGCCGCTTGAGTTGGAATCGGGAGCGTATATTGCTCCATTTCGATTGGCCTATCATACATGGGGGGAAATCAATGATAACCAAAGCAATGTTGTATGGGTATTCCATGCCTTAACGGCGAATTCCGATCCTTCCGATTGGTGGCCAGGAGTGGTCGGGAAAGACTGTGTGATTAACCCCGACGAACATTTTATTATTTGTGTGAATACGATTGGGGCACCCTATGGAAGTTCGGCTCCATCTGACTTGTCCTTTCCAGAATTTACCGTTCGTGATGTGGTGAAGAGTCAGTTGCTCTTGGCGGAGCACTTGAGGATTACTCGTATTCAACTCGCAATTGGAGGTTCTTTTGGTGGGAGTCAGGCGCTTGAGTTTGCCTACAGTTTCAAGGGCCAAATCGACAAACTAGTTCTCGTGGCTTGCGCAGCACGCGAATCTGCATGGGGAATTGCCATTCATCAAGCGCAGCGATTGGCGTTACAGGCAGATGCAACCTTTGGTCAGCCGGATGGAGGTAAACTCGGACTCAAAGCTGCGCGCGGCATCGGACTGCTCACCTATCGAACTCCTGAAGCATTCCATCAAACCCAAAGCAATCCCGATGATAGAATTGCCAATCACAAAGCGGCATCCTATATCGATTACCAAGGCGATAAACTGGTGTCGCGATTCTCGTCGCTTTCATATTACTATCTCCACAAATGCCTCGATACTCACCATATTGGTCGCGATAGAGGCGGAGTAGAGGTGGCATTATCCACTATCCAAACTCCAACAGTGGTAATTGGAATAAACAGCGATCAATTGCTGCCAACCTCCTTGCAAAAGATCATAGTTCAAGGTCTTCCCAATGCAAGGTATGTAGAGATACAATCTGAATTTGGACACGATGGATTTTTGGTGGAGGCCAAGCAGTTGGCGAGGGTGTTGAGGGGGGAGAGGTTTTAG
- a CDS encoding NYN domain-containing protein, with protein sequence MPSNFNLAVLIDGDNIPSGHVQEMMEEIAKYGNPTIKRIYGDWTKPGLTKWKNLLLENAITPIQQYAYTSGKNATDSAMIIDAMDILYSENADGFCLVSSDSDFTRLATRLREAGKLVIGIGEKKTPNPFIVACDKFIYIEILRSPTAEKPEEKDSKSRPKFDKITRKEIALISSSIKDLSDDDGWAFLGDVGSLIQKKQPNFDSRNYGFEKLTPLIKSIGSFEIDSREGPKSRFKLIYVRNK encoded by the coding sequence ATGCCTTCCAACTTCAACCTTGCCGTCCTCATTGATGGTGATAATATTCCCTCTGGTCACGTTCAAGAAATGATGGAAGAAATTGCCAAATACGGTAACCCTACCATCAAGAGAATCTATGGAGATTGGACCAAACCCGGATTGACAAAATGGAAGAACTTGTTATTGGAAAATGCCATCACCCCCATCCAACAATACGCCTATACTTCTGGAAAAAATGCCACTGATAGCGCCATGATCATCGATGCGATGGACATTCTCTACAGTGAAAATGCAGATGGCTTCTGTTTGGTTTCGAGCGATAGCGATTTCACTCGACTTGCAACGCGATTGAGAGAAGCGGGAAAGCTCGTTATTGGCATTGGTGAGAAGAAAACCCCTAATCCCTTCATTGTAGCGTGCGACAAGTTCATCTACATTGAAATTCTGAGAAGCCCTACGGCTGAGAAACCAGAGGAAAAGGACAGCAAATCAAGACCAAAATTCGATAAGATTACCCGAAAGGAAATTGCGCTCATCTCATCTTCAATTAAAGATTTATCTGATGATGATGGATGGGCTTTCTTGGGTGACGTGGGAAGTTTGATACAGAAGAAACAGCCCAACTTTGACTCGAGGAACTACGGTTTTGAAAAACTCACTCCTCTTATCAAATCTATTGGCAGCTTTGAGATTGACAGCCGAGAAGGACCAAAAAGTCGATTCAAACTCATCTACGTTCGAAACAAATGA